AGGATTTCATGCTCCGCCTTCTGGAAAACCCCAATCTGCTGGAGCACGATGAGTTTACCGATCTTCTCTGGGCGGTGTTTCATCTCATCGAAGAGCTTGAGGCGCGCAGGTCGCTGAATGCCCTGCCCATAGCAGACATGGAGCATCTGTCGGGGGATATCAAACGGGCCTATAATCATCTGCTGCGGGAATGGGTGGTCTATATGCAGCATCTGATGCGTGATTACCCATACCTGTTTTCCCTTGCAGTCAGGACCAATCCCATGAATCCGGAAGCGCGAGTGGAGATAGCCGATCAAAGCCTGTGATTCCTGTGGAAATGCTGCCAGCCCTTGATACAACCCAGATGACACCAGAAATGATTTGCATTTTTAAAGGCTTTACTATACATTGACCGCTCCAAAAATCCTTTATCCCTTCCCCAGGTGACTCGCCTTGACAAAAAAGACTCTGGCAGATTTGAGAAAAGAAATCGATACGCTGGATGACAGGCTGCTTGAGCTCCTTAACGAGCGGGCTTCCCGCGTCATTGAGGTGGGCCGTCTAAAAGCCGGTTCCAAGAGTGATTTCCATGTGCCGAGCCGGGAGCGGGAGATCTACGAGCGCCTTCAGGGGCAAAACAGCGGCCCATTTCCCAATGAGGCGGTCAAAAGCGTCTTTCGCGAGATAATTTCCGCATCCCTTGCCTTGGAAGCGCCAATGAAGGTGGCGTTTTTCGGCCCCAAGGCCACCTTTACCCATATGGCCACCATGCAGCATTTCGGCCTTTCTGCCGAGTTGGTCCCCCAGAAGTCCATCCCCGCAGTTTTTGAAGAGGTGGAAAAGGGGCGTGCCCTGTACGGTGTGATCCCGGTGGAGAACTCCACCGAGGGCATGGTCTCCCATACGCTGGACATGTTCATGGACAGCGAACTGAAGATAAATGCCGAAATCCTGCATGAAATACACCACTATCTCCTGTCCCGCACCGGACGAATCGAAGATATCAAGAAGGTCTGTTCCCATCAGCAGCCCATTGCCCAGTGCCGCAATTGGCTGGCGGAAAATCTGCCCAATGTGCCGGTGGTGGATGTTGCATCCACGGCGGTTGCCGCCCAGATAGTCAGTGAGGATTACACGGCTGCGGCCATTGCCAGCGAGCTTGCCGCCTCCATGTACGACCTGAAGATCGTCCGGGAACGGATCGAGGATCAGGTCAACAACTTCACCCGTTTTCTCGTCATCGGCAAGAAAATGGCCGAAAAGAGCGGCGACGACAAGACCTCGCTGATGTTTTCGGTCAAGGACGAGGTGGGTATTCTCTATCACATGCTGGAGCCCTTCGCCAAGCGGGGGATCAACCTTTCCAAGATTGAATCCCGGCCGCTGAAAAAGAAGGCATGGGAATACATCTTTTTCCTCGATCTCATGGGGCATATTTCCGATCCGGCCATTGCCGCGGCTGTGCAGGAGCTGAAGAGCTGCTGTCAGTTTGTTAAAGTCCTCGGCTCTTACCCCAGAGCAAAGTAAACCGATTCTACGTTCTACGTTCGAAACATCTTCAAACTGAACTTTTGGGAGTCATCATGCCGCTCATTCGGCGGTTAGCCATAATCGGTGTCGGTCTTATCGGCGGATCGCTGGCCCGCGTCCTTCGCGAAAAAGGAGAAGTGGACGAGGTTGTCGGTATCGGCAGGGGGGAAGCCAATCTCAAAAAGGCCGTTGAGCTTGGCGTAATCGATTCCTACTCCCTTGATCCTGTGGCAGGGGTTGTCGGTGCCGACATGGTCTTTATTGCCACGCCCGTTTGCTCCATCGCCGGGATGGTGGATAAAATTGCTCCCGGCCTTGGGCAAGGCTGCATTGTGACCGACGGCGGCAGCGTCAAAGGTGAGATTGTCGCCCCCTGCGAAGGGATCATGCCGGATGGAACTTTTTTCGTCGGCGGCCATCCCATTGCCGGCACGGAAAATTCCGGCGTCGAGGCATCTTTTTCCACCCTCTACCAGGGCAAACGCTGCATTCTCACTCCCACTGACCGGACCGATCGAGAAGCCCTGGCCAAAGTGGCACGCATGTGGGAACTTGCCGGCAGTGAAGTGGTCGAGATGGATGTGGAAAAACATGACCACGTGGTTGCCGCCATCTCCCATCTACCGCACATGGTAGCCTATTCCCTGGTCAATGCGGTTGGAAGTTACGACCGCTTTGCAGAAAGCATCCTCAAATATTCGGCTGGGGGATTCAGGGATTTCACCCGCATCGCTTCCTCTGATCCGGCCATGTGGCGGGATATTGCCCTGATGAACAGGGGCGCTGTTCTGGAAATGATGGATTATTTCCAGGAACATTTGGGCAGACTGCGCAAGCTGGTGGACGCCGGTGATGGTGACGGGCTCCATGACTTTTTTCTCAGCTCCAAAAAGAGCAGGGACGCTATCCTTTAGCCTCTAAAATGGTACAATTTACACAGTGAAGGGTGACGGTCCGATGTCCCTTCACTTTTCAATTTTTATGATGCTGCAAATAACGTAACAGGAGTGGTAGCTTGCAAATCCATACCTCCAAGCCGGCAAAGACAGTCCGGGGCGAAATCACCGTTCCCGGCGACAAATCAATCTCACATCGTTCCATCATGCTTGGCTCCCTGGCACGTGGCATTACCACGGTCAAAGGTTTTCTGCGGGGCGAGGACAATCTGGCAACCCTGAACGCCTTTCGTGCCATGGGGATCATCGTCCATGACGACGGTGAAACGTTGAAAATCGAAGGCAATGGCCTCCATGGCCTCGGCGAACCGGCCGATGTGCTTGATTGCGGCAATTCCGGCACCTCCATGCGTCTCATGACCGGTCTTCTCTCCGGGCAGCGGTTCTTTTCCGTGTTGACCGGCGATCAATACCTGCGCAAAAGACCCATGAAACGCGTTCTGGAACCGCTTAACCTGATGGGGGCAACGGTGTTCGGTCGTGCCGGCGGCGATAAGGCGCCCCTGGCCATAGTCGGCACCAGCCTGAAAGGGATTGCCTACCAATCGCCAGTTTCAAGCGCCCAGGTGAAGTCGGCGATCCTTTTGGCCGGCATGTACGCCGATGGCGAAACACAGGTGACTGAGCCGCACCTTTCCCGTGACCATTCCGAAAGGATCCTCCGCTATTTCGGCGCCGACATCGAAACCTATTCCGGCGGTACAAGGATTCGCGGCGGGCGTGAGCTTGAAGGACGCGAGATCATCGTTCCCGGCGATATTTCATCTGCCGCATTTTTCATGGTTGCCGCACTGATTGTCCCAGGTTCCGAGTTGCTCATCAAGGGGGTCGGGGTAAATCCGACCAGGACAGGTATTATCGATATTCTCCAGGCCATGGGGGGAGATATCACCCTGCAGAATTGCCGTGAAAGTTCAGGCGAGCCAGTAGCCGACATCCTGGTGAAGTCTTCCCGGCTGAAGGGGATCGAGGTCGGCGGCGACCTGGTGCCGCGGGCCATCGACGAGTTTCCTGTCATCTGTGTAGCCGCATCGCTGGCCGAAGGGAAAACCGTCATTCGCGATGCAAAGGAATTGCGTGTCAAGGAAACGGATCGGATCAAGGCAATGGCTTTCAATCTGCAGAAGGCTGGTGTCGCTGTGGTGGAGACCGAGAACGGCATGGACGTGACCGGTATGGAAAAGCTGGAAGGTTGCACTGCCGAGAGTTTCGGCGATCACCGCATAGCCATGTCCATGTTGATTGCCGGGCTGGCGGCCAGGGACCAGATCACCGTCAATGATACGGAATGCATAGGCACCTCCTTTCCCAATTTTACCGCCCTGCTGCAAGGGGTGACTGTCATATGAAGGAGAGCAGTGCCGCCGGCCGTAAAAACGGCCTCATTATTGCCATAGACGGACCTTCCGGCGCCGGGAAAAGTACCATTACCAAGCTGCTGGCTGAACGCCTGGGATATATCCATATCGACACCGGCGCCATGTTCCGTGCCATTGCCCTGAGTGCCAGCCGTAACGGAGTAGAGGCCGACGATGATAGAGGGTTGGAGGAGCTTTGCCGCAGCACCGATGTGGTGCTGAAGCGCAGCAATGGCTGCTGCATGGTCCTCCTCAATGGCGAAGATGTTTCCCATGCCATTCGCACCCCCGAGATCAGTGCACTCACCTCGAAAATATCGGCGAGAAAGCCGGTGCGAGAGAGCTTGCTGAAACTTCAGCGGCGCATGGGAGAGCAGGGAGGGGTCATTCTGGAAGGGCGGGATATCGGGACGGTCGTATTTCCCGATGCGGAGGTCAAGTTCTTCCTTTCCGCTTCTGCCGAAGAGCGGGGCCGACGCCGCTATCTGGAGCTGGTGGCCAAGGGGGAGCAGGTAACCCTTGAACAGACCATTGCGGCAGTGATAAGCCGCGATGAAAACGATGAAAAGCGTGAACATGCGCCGCTACGCTGTGCCAATGATGCCGTTATCATCGATTCCACCCGGCTCAGTATCGAAGAGGTGCTGGAAAGTATGGAGAAGAAGGTGCGGGAGAGGGTGCCAGAGCAGCAGACCTGTTTTACAGATGGAAGGGAGATATGCGGCAAATGAAGATCATTCTGGCCAAGCAGGCGGGTTTCTGCTTTGGTGTAAAAAGGGCAACACAGATAGCGTTCGAAGCTGCCGGCAAGGGAGGGAAGACTTTTACCCTCGGGCCGATTATCCATTCTCCCCAGGTGGTACAGAAACTTGAGGAAATGGGGGTCAAGGCGCTGGAGAATGTGGCAGGGATGGATGAAGGTACGATCATCATCCGCTCCCACGGGGCTGCCTCCGATGAACTGGAAGAAGCAGTACGCAAGCAGTTGGATATTCTGGACGCCACCTGTCCGTTTGTGAAAAAGGCCCAGGAACATGTGAAGAACCTGTCCAATTCGGGCTATGATGTGGTGGTCGTCGGTGATGCAGATCACCCGGAGGTTCAGGGCATTGTCTCCTATGCCACCGGGAAGGTTTATGTTGTCGCTTCCGGAGAAGAGGCCGTAAAACTGCCGAAAATGGGGAAAATCGGTGTTGTTGCCCAGACCACTCAGTCCTTCGAGAACCTGAGGCATGTTGTCGATGCCTGTCTGGTCAAGGGGGGAGAGATCCGCGTTTTTCACACCATCTGCGATGCAACGGCGGTAAGGCAGGAGGAAGCGAAGAAGTTGGCAAGCCAGGTGGACTGCATGGTCGTTATAGGCGGCTACAACAGTGCCAATACAAAGCGTCTTGCCGAAGTCAGCGC
This region of Geotalea daltonii FRC-32 genomic DNA includes:
- the pheA gene encoding prephenate dehydratase, translated to MTKKTLADLRKEIDTLDDRLLELLNERASRVIEVGRLKAGSKSDFHVPSREREIYERLQGQNSGPFPNEAVKSVFREIISASLALEAPMKVAFFGPKATFTHMATMQHFGLSAELVPQKSIPAVFEEVEKGRALYGVIPVENSTEGMVSHTLDMFMDSELKINAEILHEIHHYLLSRTGRIEDIKKVCSHQQPIAQCRNWLAENLPNVPVVDVASTAVAAQIVSEDYTAAAIASELAASMYDLKIVRERIEDQVNNFTRFLVIGKKMAEKSGDDKTSLMFSVKDEVGILYHMLEPFAKRGINLSKIESRPLKKKAWEYIFFLDLMGHISDPAIAAAVQELKSCCQFVKVLGSYPRAK
- a CDS encoding prephenate dehydrogenase, producing MPLIRRLAIIGVGLIGGSLARVLREKGEVDEVVGIGRGEANLKKAVELGVIDSYSLDPVAGVVGADMVFIATPVCSIAGMVDKIAPGLGQGCIVTDGGSVKGEIVAPCEGIMPDGTFFVGGHPIAGTENSGVEASFSTLYQGKRCILTPTDRTDREALAKVARMWELAGSEVVEMDVEKHDHVVAAISHLPHMVAYSLVNAVGSYDRFAESILKYSAGGFRDFTRIASSDPAMWRDIALMNRGAVLEMMDYFQEHLGRLRKLVDAGDGDGLHDFFLSSKKSRDAIL
- the aroA gene encoding 3-phosphoshikimate 1-carboxyvinyltransferase codes for the protein MQIHTSKPAKTVRGEITVPGDKSISHRSIMLGSLARGITTVKGFLRGEDNLATLNAFRAMGIIVHDDGETLKIEGNGLHGLGEPADVLDCGNSGTSMRLMTGLLSGQRFFSVLTGDQYLRKRPMKRVLEPLNLMGATVFGRAGGDKAPLAIVGTSLKGIAYQSPVSSAQVKSAILLAGMYADGETQVTEPHLSRDHSERILRYFGADIETYSGGTRIRGGRELEGREIIVPGDISSAAFFMVAALIVPGSELLIKGVGVNPTRTGIIDILQAMGGDITLQNCRESSGEPVADILVKSSRLKGIEVGGDLVPRAIDEFPVICVAASLAEGKTVIRDAKELRVKETDRIKAMAFNLQKAGVAVVETENGMDVTGMEKLEGCTAESFGDHRIAMSMLIAGLAARDQITVNDTECIGTSFPNFTALLQGVTVI
- the cmk gene encoding (d)CMP kinase, coding for MKESSAAGRKNGLIIAIDGPSGAGKSTITKLLAERLGYIHIDTGAMFRAIALSASRNGVEADDDRGLEELCRSTDVVLKRSNGCCMVLLNGEDVSHAIRTPEISALTSKISARKPVRESLLKLQRRMGEQGGVILEGRDIGTVVFPDAEVKFFLSASAEERGRRRYLELVAKGEQVTLEQTIAAVISRDENDEKREHAPLRCANDAVIIDSTRLSIEEVLESMEKKVRERVPEQQTCFTDGREICGK
- a CDS encoding 4-hydroxy-3-methylbut-2-enyl diphosphate reductase, whose translation is MKIILAKQAGFCFGVKRATQIAFEAAGKGGKTFTLGPIIHSPQVVQKLEEMGVKALENVAGMDEGTIIIRSHGAASDELEEAVRKQLDILDATCPFVKKAQEHVKNLSNSGYDVVVVGDADHPEVQGIVSYATGKVYVVASGEEAVKLPKMGKIGVVAQTTQSFENLRHVVDACLVKGGEIRVFHTICDATAVRQEEAKKLASQVDCMVVIGGYNSANTKRLAEVSAEIQPRTHHIEMAQQLDPAWFEGVKIVGITAGASTPKWIIDEVLEQIESIAKDKNR